The nucleotide sequence ACTAAGAATTCAAGACAGTTGGAAAGCTATCTTGAGTTCATTTTATGTTTTGTAGAATTCCGAGTTTGTTAGGCTCAACCCGAAGGGGCTCGTCGTTTGGGCTTGAGGGAATAAATATCATTCCATTCATCTTCAGTGTAAGGCTCATGAATTCTCTTCCATTGCATCTTCCCTGAGAACTTAAGCAACTTCTCCCGAACAAAAGCTTCTGAGCCAATGACCAAACATTTAGTGAAGAATCGACATTTGTGAATAAAAAGATCATCCCAGGCTAATTCCTCGGATAAATTCACTTCCCTGAAGAATTCGGCCAGAGTCTGTGAATCTGCATTCTTATAACGCCGTAAACCGAGCATGTAAGCCCTAAAAACCTCTCTGAAATGCTTTTGCTTGTCCCTGAGACTACCTGCCTCAATAGCATGACAAAAGAGATCAAAGAAGTCATGATCTGAATTCCCAACACTTCCTCCAGCTAAGCGATCAGCATATCCACAGAAAAAGAAATCTTGGGGATCAGTAACAATCCCCGCTCTCACAGGATTAAGACTAATGTAAGCCATTACCCGAAGTAAAGAATCCGATTGAGCTGAAACCTCAATCATTTCTGAATCAAATCGCTGACCAAAGAGACGACCCCAAGAATTATGTTCACGGTTAAACCACTGAACGAACCGTTGCTCAAAGTTTCCGATAATGAAGGAGATATCATGGACTTTCTCTCTGAAATCATTCCTTTGTTCTTTGCTAATGAAATTAATTTCATCGTTTTGCTTATGAACTCGATAACGCTGTAAAAGCGCCACGTCATCCATCTGAGAAGTTGGCGGAATCTTAATCAATAAATGAAAATGATTGTCCATAAAAACATAATCAATCACCTGATAACTGAGCTTAGCACAGCCCGTAAATAAGAGCTCCTTGAGCTTATGTTTTTCCTGATCTCGAAACAAGATGCGACCACCAGCAATACGATTTGTCACAAGATAATAAACGGATTGATCCGAACAACTTTCTTTAACTCGATTATGAGCCATGATTTTTCTCCTTTCCAAAGTACAGAGAATATAAAACACAAGCCAAGCAAAAGCAAAATGTAGATTCTGAAACTAATGATAAGGTCACAAATCAAGTATTCTAACTACTTCACCAAAGGCGTCAGTATCTAAAAAATTGACACTCCCTATCAAAAACATGGGCTTCAGAAGCAATGCATGATTTAATATTAAATTGGTCTCAAAACTTATTTCGAGACCAATTTAAATTTAGTTTATGCTAATTGTAGCAAGCCTGCACGTACGGACTCTGTTGCCAACTGCATATTTTGCAATGCCGCCTCGACCTCCACTAAGCCGCGGGTCTTTAAACCACAGTCAGGATTAATCCAAACCTGTTCAATGGCTACGTAATCAAGAATGCTTTTAATCTTCAGTGATATCTCTTCAACACTAGGAACGCGAGGTGAATGAATATCGTAAACACCCGGTCCTATCTCATTAGGATAACATTGCTCTTTAAAGACTTCGAGTAATTCCATATCTGAACGCGAAGCCTCAATGGAAATAACATCTGCATCCATACGTCCGACTGAATCCATAATTTCATTAAAATCAGAATAGCACATATGAGTATGAATTTGTGTGGAACTCTGTACACCCGCTGCCGATAAGCGAAACGCATCGACTGCCCATTTCAAATAAAGTGCTTTTTGCTGATCACGCAGTGGCAAGCCCTCTCTAATCGCAGGTTCATCTATTTGAATAATAGGTATCCCTGCATGCTCAAGATCTATAGTCTCCTCACGAATTGCCAGCGCTATCTGACGTGTCACTTCTTCACGACTCAAGTCTTCACGAACGAAACTCCATTGCAGAATTGTCACGGGACCTGTTAACATGCCTTTCATTGGTTTAGTCGTTAAACTAGCGGCATACTGCGTCCATTGCACGGTCATTGCTACTTTTCGTGAGACGTCACCAAATAATATTGGTGGTTTTACACAGCGACTACCGTAACTTTGAACCCACGCTTTTTTACTAAAAGCAAAACCTTCTAATTTTTCGCCGAAATACTCAACCATATCATTTCGTTCCGCTTCGCCATGTACCAATACATCTAAGCCAATTTTTTCTTGTAAAGCGACATCTTTTGCTATTTGTCCTGCAATAAAAGAATCGTATTGCTCATGGTTAATTATACCTTTTTTAAACAAAGCACGCTGGCGACGCAATTCTTTATCTTGGGGAAAAGAACCAATTGTTGTCGTCGGTAAGAGAGGTAGCTTTAAGCTTTTATTTTGCTGAATAATACGCTCTTTAAATGGTGAACGTGTCAAAAATTCTTCGCCACGACTCTCTTCGCTAGCAATTCTTACTTGTTTATTAAACAAGCGTTCATTCTGCTTTTTCGATTCATGGAGCTCACGATTTGCTATGAGTAACGCATTTCCTTTGCCACTGAGAATCAATTTTAAATCTTGTAGTTCCTGAAGTTTTTCTTCGGAAAAGGCTAACCAGCTCTTGAGTTCTTCATCTAAATCATCCTCAGGCCTCAATGAATAGGGACTATGAAGCAATGAACAGGAAGGAGATAAACACAGCTGATTTTTTAGATGCTTAAATTGATCTATAATTTCAAGTGTATCGGTATAATTATTCTTCCAAATATTACGCCCATTCACTACACCGAGAGAAATGAGTTTGGTATCATCTACTGATTTAAAAAAAGTGCTTACATCCTTTACTCCACGCACTAAGTCCACATGTAAACCATCAACTGGCAAACTCACAAATTCTTCTAGATTACTATCCAGATCACCAAAGTAATTGGCTACTAAAAGTTTAGTTTGACTTACTTGAGTCGATAAATACTCATAAGATTTTTTCAATAATCTTTTTGTATTTTCATCTAAATCCATACTAAAAATAGGTTCATCGAGCTGAATCCACTCAGCTCCTTTTTGCTCAAGCCTTTGTAATATTTCACCATAGACTGGCAATAGTTTTTCGAGTAAACTAAAGCGATCACTGCCATCAAAGCTTTTACTTAAAAACAAAAAAGTAACTGGACCAATCAAAACAGGTTTAGTTTTAATTCCCAAATCTAATGCCTCTTGATACTCATCAAAAATTTTGGTCGACCTAATCGAAAATTCTGTCGTTTCATTTAGTTCAGGTACCAAGTAATGATAATTACTATCAAACCACTTAGTCATCTCCAGAGCTCTCGTTCCCTCACTGAGATCTGAGCCACAGCAATGTTGACCACGTGCCATTTCAAAATAGGTATCCAAACCCACTGGCCCTGCTTCTTTAAATCTCTCAGGTACACAACCCAAGAGACATATCATATCCAATACCTGATCATAATAAGAGAAGTCGTTACTAGGAATCAAATCAACTCCTGCTTCTTGTTGAATTACCCAATGCTGCTCCCGTAACAAAGCCGATTTGGACTTCAGTTCTATTTCTGTTATGGATCCACTCCAGAATAACTCCAAAGCTTTTTTTAATTCGCGATCTGCTCCAATTCTTGGGAAGCCTAAGTTATTTATTTTATAATCTTTCATCTTTTATTTCCTTTTCGTATTTATTAAATACGACTCCTGGGAAATCCTGCTTTTCAGCTCAATGAACAACATATTCGCGTATTGTTTCATCAGGGAAGATCTGGCTTCTCAACACCATGTCGAGTTACAGTTGCGCGTCAGCTTGGGATTTACACCCAATTCCACCCAGAGGTCATATATCTATATATCCGGATATTGAGATGTATCAAGCTAAGTATTCTCTTATTCAGAAAAAATTATTACATTAGCCAGACCAGAAAAATAACTAAACCTTCGGCAATGCCCACGGAATAAAAAATTGCGCTTCGGCTTTGTTGGTTTTGAAATAATCTTCGACCACCAACAGTCAATATGTGATAATCGTCATAAAGCCCACAGCTCTAGGAACTGTGGGCTTTATTGCTTATTTAAAAGCTAGCTCTTCGATAATCGAATAACTAAAGGCTGCGGATAATACCGCCCTCTACACGCAGGGCACTACCATTAACTGCTTTATTGGTGGCTAAGAAAAGCGTCGCATCCGCAACTTCCTTAACATCGACAAAACGCTTGATGAGTGATGTTGGTTCATGGTCATCAAAATAAGAAGATATGACTTCCTGCATATCTTTGCCCTCTTCTTCCGCTAAACCTGCAAAATATTTTTCAACACCATCAGTCCATGTCGGACCAGGAAGTAGACTATTGACAGTCACTGCCGTACCTTTAGTAATCTCTGCCAAACCTCGTGAAAGACTAATAAGAGCTGTTTTTGAAACTGAATAATGAATCATTTGTGGAAGTGGTTTAAAGCCAGCTTCACTAGCTATATTAATTACCGATCCCGAATTTCTTTCAAGCATCCCTTTCATAAACTGACGATTCAAGCGAACTGCACTCATCACATTAAGTTGAAAATAGTTTTCCCATTCCTCATCCGTGCTTTCAAAAAAATCTTTGACGCCAAAAATGCCCGTATTATTGATAAGTATTTCTACTGGGCCAATTTTATCAACTTGCTCAATAAGGCTGTTACAACCCTCGCCACTACTCAAATCTGCCGCGACTCCGTATTTTGCCCCCATCTCAGTGCGAACTTTCTCCACTTCAGTGGCATTGCGACCATTAACAATAACATCCGCCCCTGCTTTGACGAACGCTTCTGCAATAGCTCGCCCAATCCCTTTAGTAGAACCCGTAATTAAAGCGATCTTTCCCGTCATATCTTTCATCTTTATTTCCTTTCTATTAATAATTAAAAATAAGTTATTCCAAATCAATGCGTCTCACAGTTTCACCTGTAATAATCTTTGCTTTATACACTTCTTACTTCTTCACATTATGTATTTAGCCTCCAAACCTTACACACATCGTTTAAATTAAAAAAATCATATCTGTAAGTGATAGCCTGAGTGCCCTGTTCACTAAGATTTAACATGTTAAAATAATTTTACCTATATGACGACTACTCTCCATCAGTTCATGCGCTTTAGATGCTTCGTTTAAGCTAAAAGTCTTATAGATAACGGGAGCCATCTTGCCTGCCTCAATAAGAGGCCAAACGTATTGCTCCAAATCATCGCGAATTTTCTTTTTAAGCTCGAGTGGTTGGGGCCGAAGAAGAGATCCGGTAAACGTAAGCCCTTTGGATAAAATGGGCATAAGGTCTATATCAACTCGACTACCATTTAAGAAGAAAATATTGACTAAGTGACCACCTTGGGCTAATGCCGAAAAGTTTTTAGCCACATAATCGGCTCCCACCATATCCAGAATCATATTTACACCTAGACCATCAGTTTTTGTCTCTATCATTTCAACAAAATCCTGTTCTCGATAATTTATAGCAAGATCCGCACCAAGCTCAAGACAAGCCTGACACTTCTCAGCTGTCCCTGCAGTAACATAAACA is from Lentisphaera profundi and encodes:
- a CDS encoding SDR family NAD(P)-dependent oxidoreductase, which produces MKDMTGKIALITGSTKGIGRAIAEAFVKAGADVIVNGRNATEVEKVRTEMGAKYGVAADLSSGEGCNSLIEQVDKIGPVEILINNTGIFGVKDFFESTDEEWENYFQLNVMSAVRLNRQFMKGMLERNSGSVINIASEAGFKPLPQMIHYSVSKTALISLSRGLAEITKGTAVTVNSLLPGPTWTDGVEKYFAGLAEEEGKDMQEVISSYFDDHEPTSLIKRFVDVKEVADATLFLATNKAVNGSALRVEGGIIRSL
- a CDS encoding transposase, whose translation is MAHNRVKESCSDQSVYYLVTNRIAGGRILFRDQEKHKLKELLFTGCAKLSYQVIDYVFMDNHFHLLIKIPPTSQMDDVALLQRYRVHKQNDEINFISKEQRNDFREKVHDISFIIGNFEQRFVQWFNREHNSWGRLFGQRFDSEMIEVSAQSDSLLRVMAYISLNPVRAGIVTDPQDFFFCGYADRLAGGSVGNSDHDFFDLFCHAIEAGSLRDKQKHFREVFRAYMLGLRRYKNADSQTLAEFFREVNLSEELAWDDLFIHKCRFFTKCLVIGSEAFVREKLLKFSGKMQWKRIHEPYTEDEWNDIYSLKPKRRAPSG
- the metE gene encoding 5-methyltetrahydropteroyltriglutamate--homocysteine S-methyltransferase is translated as MKDYKINNLGFPRIGADRELKKALELFWSGSITEIELKSKSALLREQHWVIQQEAGVDLIPSNDFSYYDQVLDMICLLGCVPERFKEAGPVGLDTYFEMARGQHCCGSDLSEGTRALEMTKWFDSNYHYLVPELNETTEFSIRSTKIFDEYQEALDLGIKTKPVLIGPVTFLFLSKSFDGSDRFSLLEKLLPVYGEILQRLEQKGAEWIQLDEPIFSMDLDENTKRLLKKSYEYLSTQVSQTKLLVANYFGDLDSNLEEFVSLPVDGLHVDLVRGVKDVSTFFKSVDDTKLISLGVVNGRNIWKNNYTDTLEIIDQFKHLKNQLCLSPSCSLLHSPYSLRPEDDLDEELKSWLAFSEEKLQELQDLKLILSGKGNALLIANRELHESKKQNERLFNKQVRIASEESRGEEFLTRSPFKERIIQQNKSLKLPLLPTTTIGSFPQDKELRRQRALFKKGIINHEQYDSFIAGQIAKDVALQEKIGLDVLVHGEAERNDMVEYFGEKLEGFAFSKKAWVQSYGSRCVKPPILFGDVSRKVAMTVQWTQYAASLTTKPMKGMLTGPVTILQWSFVREDLSREEVTRQIALAIREETIDLEHAGIPIIQIDEPAIREGLPLRDQQKALYLKWAVDAFRLSAAGVQSSTQIHTHMCYSDFNEIMDSVGRMDADVISIEASRSDMELLEVFKEQCYPNEIGPGVYDIHSPRVPSVEEISLKIKSILDYVAIEQVWINPDCGLKTRGLVEVEAALQNMQLATESVRAGLLQLA